TGATTTCGGGGGTGACGCTGGTTTTGGCTTCTTTGGTCTGGGTCGGATAGAACGCGCCAAACGCCACGTAATCAGCCCCTTTTTCGCCAAGCTCCATGGCGCGATGGCGGCTGTCATAGCAGGACACGCCGACAATGTGTTCTTCGCCCATGATGGCACGCGCTTCGTCGTAGCTGGCGTCTTCTTCGCCGACATGCACACCGTCAGCGCCCGATTTTTTGGCAATATCAGGGCGGTCATTGAGGATCAAGGGAATGTCGCGGTCCGCACACAGCGGCAGGATCGCATCAATTGCCTTGCGGATTTCATCATCGGAAACGTCTTTGAGACGCAGCTGCAAACAATCAATCGCACCGGTATCAAGCACGGATTTCAGGCGGTCCGGAAATACGGCCAGATCGATTTTGGGGGGTGTCAGAAGATAAAGGCCGGTTTGGTCGTCTGCGTTCACAATGGTCATTCCTGATCAAAAACTGCGTATCATGTAACGTTTCATCACCCTTTTGGCAATCACCCAGCCAAAAACGCCGCAAGCCGACGGTCAAGTTCCGCATCGGGCAGATGATCGTCACCGGTTTCGTAAATCCGGTCCGGGTCGGGCAGGGTGGTGCGTATCTGGCATCCTGATTTCGAGCCGAGATTTTCAAGCCGGGTTTTCAAGTCATCGGGCAGATCGTCATCAAGCAGGACCGCATCAATTCCGGCCTCCATCGCGGCCAAGGCCGATGCGCGACGTCCGCGACAATCAAGGATGCCGTGGATGAGGGCATCGGGAAAGTCGGTTCGTAATCTGGCGATCAGGGTGGCAAACCATTGTGCACCAAGCGACGCCCCTGCATTTTCCGGCGACAGCAGATTGATCCGCGCACGCCCTGCAACGCGGCAGGCCGATTGCCCGCCTGCCATGCCATGAATGCGAATGAAAAGGTTTGTGGTGTCTTTCATCGGGGCAAAATATCACCGGGTCGGGATTTGCCAAACAGAAAGGGCGACCCGAAGGCCGCCCTGATCCGGATAGATACCTTCAAGTTCCGATTAAAGGAACTTTGCCATTGCAACGGCGGTATCGGACATACGGTTCGAGAAGCCCCATTCGTTGTCGTACCAGGACAGGATACGGACGAAGTTGCCGCCGATAACCTGGGTCTGGGTGACGTCAAAGGTCGAGCTGTTCGGGTTGTGGTTGAAGTCAATCGAGACCAGCGGAGCTTCGCAAACGCCAAGAACGCCCTTGAGCGGGCCGTTTGCGGCGTCCTTGATCGCGGCATTGATTTCATCAGCCGTGGTGTCGCGACCGGCAACGAAGGTCAGGTCAACCATCGAAACGTTCGGGGTCGGGACACGGATGGCGGTGCCGTCAAGCTTGCCTTTGAGTTCCGGCAGAACCAGACCGACGGCCTTGGCCGCACCGGTCGAGGTCGGGATCATCGAAAGCGATGCGGCACGGGCGCGGCGCAGATCCTTGTGCAGGCTGTCGACGGTGTTCTGGTCGCCGGTGAAGGCGTGAACGGTGGTCATGAAGCCCTTGGTGATGCCAACGGTCTTGTTCAGAACGTCTGCAACCGGTGCCAGGCAGTTGGTGGTGCAGGACGCGTTCGAAACGATGATGTCGGATGCGGTCAGGCTGTCGCTGTTGACACCGTAAACGACGGTTTTGATGTCACCCTTTGCCGGGGCGGAAATCAGAACGCGTTTGGCACCGGCGGTCAGGTGTTTGCCTGCACCCGCTTCGTCAAGGAAGATGCCGGTGCATTCGAATGCGATATCGACATTCAGAGCGCCCCACGGCAGGTTCGCCGGGTCGCGTTCCGAGCAGACCTTGATCGCCTTGCCGTCGATGACAAGGTCGTTGCCTTCGGCTTTGACGTCATTGGCAAGAACGCCATGAACGGAATCGTATTTCAGAAGATGTGCGTTGGTGGCGACGTCACCCAGGTCGTTGATGGCCACGACTTCAACATCGGTACGGCCGCTTTCAACGATGGCACGCAGAACCAGACGGCCAATACGACCAAAACCATTAATCGCTACGCGAATAGCCATTCATCCCTCCAAAATTATGATGATTGGTACCTGGGGAGTATCAATCACGGCTTGGGGTTTAACCCCATAGAAAAAAGGCCGGATCGGCATATTACCGATCCGGCCCCTTGAATTAAACGAGTTCTTTGGCCGCCTTGACCAGCGCCTCGGCGGTGATGCCGAAATGCTCGTAAAGGACTTCGGCCGGTGCCGAGGCACCAAAGCCGTGCATGCCAATGACTTTGCCGTTGTCGCCAACGTATTTTTCCCAGCCGAAGACCGACAGGGCTTCGATGGCGATACGCGGTTTGTCGCCAAGGACTTCCTTGCGGTATTCTGGTGACTGCGCGTCGAACAGTTCCCAGCTTGGCAGGGAGACGACGGCGGCATTGATGCCGTCGGCCTTGAGTTTCGCCTGAGCGTTCACGGCAATTTCGACTTCGGAGCCGGTCGCGATCAGGGTGACCTGACGATCACCGTCGCAATCGGAAATCACGTAGCCGCCGCGCGCGACAAGGTTGTCTTCGCGGTATTCGGTGCGCAAGGTCGGCAGGTTCTGACGGGTCAGCGCCATGACGGTCGGACCGGTTTCGTTGGTGATCGCCATTGCCCATGCTTCGGCGGTTTCAACCGCATCGGCCGGACGGATGACGGTCACGTTCGGCATTGCACGCAGGGACGCGACATGTTCGACCGGCTGGTGGGTCGGGCCATCTTCGCCAAGACCGATGGAATCATGGGTCATGACATAGACAACGCGCTGGTTCATCAGGGCCGACAGACGGATTGCCGGGCGGCAATAGTCGGTGAAGACCAGGAAGGTACCGCCATAAGGCAGAACGCCACCATGGAGCGCGAGACCATTCATGGCCGCCGCCATGCCGTGTTCACGGATACCGTAATAGATATAGCCGCCATGATAGCCGCCATCTGCGGTGATCGGGGCCTGAACGCCGGTTTTGGTGTTGTTCGAACCGGTCAGGTCGGCAGAGCCGCCGATCATTTCCGGGATTGCCTTGGTCAGAACTTCAAGAACGTTCTGGGACGATTTGCGGGTTGCGACTTTCGGCAGTTCAGCGGTGATCTGCTTTTTGTAGTCGTTGAACGCATCAATCCAGTTTTCCGGAAGCTTGCCTTCGACGCGGCGTTCGAATTCGTCCTTGAGGGAGGCTTCGAGATTTTCGAAACGCGCACCCCATGCATCGAAGTCGGCCTTGCCACGCGCACCGGCATTGCGCCATGCGTCGAGAATGTCGGCGGGAATGTCGAACGGCTCAGACGTCCAGCCAAGTTTTTCACGCGCACCGGCAAGTTCGGTCGCGCCAAGCGGCGAACCATGCGTTGCCGAGGTGCCACCCTTGGTCGGGGCACCAAAACCGATAACGGTTTTGCAGGCGATCATCGACGGGGTATTGGTGGTTTTTGCCTTGGCAATCGCGGCTTCGATGGCGACCGGATCGTGGCCGTCAATCTGCTGCACGTCCCAGCCAGCGGCTTCGAAACGTTTTTTGTGATCTTCGGACGTCGAAAGCGAGGTCGGGCCATCAATCGAAATGCCGTTATCGTCAAACAGGACGATCAGCTTCGACAGTTTCATGTGACCGGCCATCGAAATGGCTTCCTGGGAAATGCCTTCCATCAGGCAACCGTCACCGGCAATCACATAGGTGAAGTGATCGACAACATCATCGCCAAAGCGCGCATTCATGATGCGTTCGCCAAGCGCGAAACCAACCGAGGTCGCAATGCCCTGACCCAGCGGGCCGGTGGTGGTTTCGATACCGGCACCATGGCCGAATTCCGGGTGACCGGCAGTACGCGAACCCATCTGACGGAAATTCTTGATCTGATCCAGATCGAAATCTTCGTAACCCGTAAGGTGCAGAAGCGAATAAAGCAGCATTGAGCCGTGACCAGCGGACAGGATGAAACGGTCGCGGTCGGGCCAGTGCGGGTGCTTTGGATCAAATTTCAGGAATTTGGTATAAAGAACAGTCGCGACGTCTGCCATGCCCATCGGCATGCCGGGATGTCCGGAATTGGCTTTTTCGACTGCGTCGGCCGAAAGAAAGCGGATGGCATTGGCCATGCGGTTGTGTTCTGTTTGCGTCGTCATTGGATGCGGTTCCTGGGGGTTTCGCGGTCGGGCGATGAAAACACTTTTGATACATGTATTCCATGTTAACGGAATTCGCGCGGAACATGCCCGTACGGGGGGCATCCGTCAACCGCTTCTGTCGAAAAACTGCGCCAATTGTCCTAATTGTGGTTAACGAAAATGACAAACATGCCGGGTTGCCAAGGTGCATGTTGACGCGTCCTGATCCTGCCCCCTATGTTGCCGTTTGGCCCGGCGTTCCCTGTATCCTTTCGGTTCGGTGAACGGGGCGGGTAACGTTGCGCATGTCATGACGGGCTTTTCCATACGGTTTCCGGGCATTATTCCGTGGGGCAGATATTTGATGCCACGGGTTTGTTCGGCAACAAATCAGCCTTTTTCATGACAAAGTCGGTTGGCAGGGTGGCCAATCTTGCGATTGGGTACGGGTTTTGCCTGTGCCGACCGGGTAGTTTAACAAAGCTGGATATTGAATATGTCGCGTTTGCTAGAAGCGAGTATCCGACTTAAAGCGGCCATCGACAGTCTTGATGCTGCCGTGGAGTCGCGTATGGCCAAGGATATCGGAAATCAATCCGATGCTGCCGGTGAAGTCGAAACCCTGAAAAGCCAGCTGGCAGCCGTGCGTCAGGATTATGACAAGCTCGCAACAGCAACCCAGACCGTCTCGGCCCGTCTTGACGGTGCCGTGGGGCAGTTGCGTCTGGTCCTTGATGATGATCGCGAACAAAGGCAGGCATAAAATTCATGGCACAGGTTTCAGTACGAATTAACGGGCGCAGCTATGATGTTGCCTGCGACGATGGTCAGGAAGAACGCCTGATGAGCCTTGCGCAATATGTCGATGAACGGGTTCGCGAGATTGCCGGAGCGGTTGGTCAGATTGGCGAACAGCGCCTTTTGGTGATGACCAGTCTTCTGATTGCCGACGAGCTGGGCGACATGCATGAAAAATTGCGCAAGGGTCAGACAAGTGTCGAACCGGAACCCGGCAGCGTAAGTGCGGCCGAAGGTGACGCGATTGCGGAAAACATGGAAAGCATGGCTGTTCGCATCGAAGCTATTGCGCAAAAGCTTTCGCAGGACTAAGTTCCGGACGCTGACTGTTTTCGATGCGCCGTTCGCGGTGATCGGGCGCAGCGGCAAATCGGGGGCTGCCCTGTTCGTCAGGTTCGCTAATTCCCGGGGCCGATGCTCATTTCTCTAGGGAGCTGTCCCTGTCGAGGCCGTGGTCTCGTTATACGGCGCCCACCTGCACACGCAGGTCACGAGGAATTACCACATGGCCAACGGCAGCGGTGGCTCCCACTTAATTCATATCCCCAATTTATCTATGTTGTGCATCAATCGGTGCGTCTGACAGGGGCATCGGTTACAGTCATGTCCGCATTTCGGGCGTGCGACGAAACGGGAAATACAATGCGTTTACTCCATCTTGGCGACGTTCTTGGCCAATCCGGTCGCACTGCAGCACTTGAAGCGTTACCGATGCTGCGGGACCGTCTTTCGGTCGATATCGCGGTGGTGAACGTGGAAAATTCGGCGCACGGTTTTGGTGTGACGGCGAAAATCTGCAAGGAATTTTATGATGCCGGTGCGGATGTCCTGACGACGGGCAACCATGTCTGGGATCAGCGCGAAATCATTGCCTATATCGATGAAGATGAAAAACTGCTGCGCCCGTGGAACTTCCCCGACGGGACACCGGGCAAGGGAGATTATGTTTTCAAAACCCGTTCGGGCAAAAAAGTTTGCGTTGTCAACATGATGGGGCGGCTGTTCATGGACCCGCTTTCGTGCCCGTTCCAGGGCGCGAACAAACTTTTTGCCAAACACAGGCTTGGCAAGAATGTTGATGCGATCATCATCGATTTCCATGCCGAAACCACGTCGGAAAAGATGGCGTTTGGCCATCATTGCGACGGGCGGGCATCGCTTGTTCTGGGGACGCACACCCATGTGCCGACGGCGGATGCCCAGATATTGCCGGGTGGAACGGCCTATCAGACCGATGTCGGCATGTGCGGCGATTTTGATTCCGTGATCGGGATGAAAAAGGAAAATTCGGTCCGCAAATTCATCACCAAAATGCCGACCGGCCGGTTCGAACCGGCAGACGGACCGGCAACGGTGTGTGGTGTTTATGTCGAAACCGACGATGCCACCGGCCTTGCCAAACGGATCGAGCCGGTCCGGATCGGCGGGCGGCTTAAGGGCAGCTGGCCCAGCGCGTAAAATCCAAACATTTTCAAATGTTGAATCCCTGCCTTTATGGGCGGGGACGATCATGCCAAAGCGACAAAAAAAATGAAAGGCCCGCCGGATGACGGGCCTTTCAGCACAAAAGACAGTGGTTTGTAATCAGGCTGCGCGACTGCGGGCCTGCTCGCGAAGGTCTTCGAGGATGCCGTTGATGCGCGCACGCAGGGCTTCGACCTTGTGTGAGGCATCCTGTGCTGTGGTCAGAACTTCGCCCGACAGTTGGCCGGTTTTGCCTGTTTCACTTGCCACATCATTGATCGAGGCGGAAACGGTGCGGGTGCGGTCGGCTGCACTACGCACGTTGCGCGTGATCTCGTCGGTTGCCGAACCCTGTTCTTCGACCGCGGCCGAAATGGTGGTGGCAATCTCGTTGATGTTTTCGATGATGCGACCGATATCCTCGATGGCGGTAACGGATTCCCCGGTCGCCTTCTGGATGCCGGAAATCTGACCGGCAATTTCTTCGGTCGCCTTTTCGGTCTGGTTGGCGAGGTTTTTGACCTCGGCGGCGACAACCGCAAAGCCCTTGCCCGCATCGCCGGCACGGGCCGCTTCGATGGTGGCGTTAAGGGCCAGAAGGTTGGTCTGTTCGGCGATGTCGGTGATCAGTGCGATGACCTCGCCGATGCGGTTTGCCGATTGCGACAGGCTGACCACCAGCTGGTTGGTTTCCTGTGCGCGGTCGGCGGCATTGTTGGAAATGCGGGTCGATTCCGCCATCTGACGGTTGATTTCCGCGTTTGATGCCGAAAGCTGTTCTGTGGCGGCGGCAACGGTTTCGACGTTGCCGGTGGCTTCCTGGGCCGAAGAAGCGACATCTTCGGTCTGGCCGGAAACCAGTTCGGCGCTCTGGCTCATTTGGCCCGACACACCCTGAAGCTGTTCGGCGAGGGCGGCAATTTCACCGACCGCACTTTCGACTTCGTTCTGCAGGGTATCGGCAAGGCCAAGCAGTTCATCGCGGAGTGCTTCGTTGCGTTCACGGTTCAGGCGTTCTTCTTCGGCCTGAAGTTCGCGCACCTTAAGGGCGTTGTCCTTGAACACCTCGACCGCGCGGCCCATGGCGGTGATTTCGTCATTGCCCTTGACCGGGACGTCGATATCAAGATTGCCATCGGCCAATGTCACCATGGTGGTTTGCAGACCGGCAAGACGACGCAGAAGGTTGCCACGCACATAGACCACATAAATGATCAGCGAGATCAGGATGGCCGCACCGGCAACGCCATACATGATCTGCGAGCTTTGCGCATTCAGGGTCTGGGCCGATCCGGCGGCCGCGTCGACATCCGATTGCAGGCTTTCGACCAGTGCCTTGACGCTGTTTTCCATGTCGGCGGCGTATTGGGTGCTTTGATCGACGATCTGCTGCTGGGTTGCGGCGGCTTCAAGATACTTGATCCGCAAGTCAGGAAGACTGCCATCGCCAATAGAGAGTTCAAGCATGTCACTGACGATGTTGGAGTAGAACTTTTTGAGTTTTTCGTTGTCGAGACCTTCGATCAATTTTTGCAGCGATGCGAAGCTGCCGCGGACCTGCACGCTGATGACCGAAAGCCGGGTCGGGTCGTCGAGCGAGCTTGATGTCAGGATCGTGTTGACGATGTCGCTGCCCATCCGGCTGAGTTCAAGAACCGGTCCGCGCGATGCAACGGCATCGTCGAGGTCGTAAAGCAGTTTGGTTGTGCGGACCTGATCTTCGTAGGGCAGGGGATCGCCTGATTTGCGCAGATCTTCGACTGAGGCATTGATCCCGGCAATGGTTGTCTGGGTGAAAGACAGGAGCGGGGTGATCATGCTGCTGTAACGCCCGCTTAGCTGCTGAAACTTGTTCAGTTTTCCGGCAATGTCATCGGCGATGGCAAACCGGTTCAGGGTCATTGCATGCAGATTTTCCAGCGCGTCGCGCAGATTGGCACTGTTGGTATCTATACCATCGAGGATTTCGGCTTGAAGATTTGTTTCGCGCAATTGCGCGACATTTTCGTCAAGCCCGGCCAGCAGCGTATCAAGTTCTGCTTTGACAGCCTGTTCTTCGTCGGGGGTTTTCGATGCGATGATCCGCGGCGCGATGGCCACGATCTTTGCGCTGTCGGTCGCGAGTTGTTGTGCCGAAAACATCGGCGGCAGTTTCGAATGCGTGATGTCCGCAAGTTCGGAGCCGAACTTGTCGAAGGATATCACGGCGACGGTGGCCGCCACGACGGCCATCAGGCCGACAAGTGCAAATGATGCCGCCAGTTTCCCCTGAACGCCGAAGCCTTTTGTGGTCTTGTTGACCGGCTTCTGGCGATCATCAGATTTGATAGTCTTTCCCATTACTCACCTAACCCCGATTACGCATAACCAGCGCACCGGCATCTGTCATGCCGGTAACACGCGTCTGTTTGATTTTCCTGGATGAAACCTTCCTGTGGTTTCCGCATTCGGGGAGTCCCGCGATATCGGTTAGGAACGATAAGGATGCGCGACAATTGAAGGCGGAAGTTCTTGTTTTTCTTATGTTGAAAATTTCTATAGCACAGGCGCCGGTGCAGAATAACCCAAATGTTTCTCTAATGTGGCAGCCCTGTCCATCTGGATAAGTCCTTTGTACAAAAGCTTGTAGCCATTCTGACCAATAGAAAAGGCCCGCCGGGTGGCGGGCCTTGCACAGAAGAAGGTTTGGCAGATTTCGGCAGATCAGGAGGCGCGATCACGTGCCTGCTGACGGAGATCCTCGAGGATGCCGTTGATCCGCGAACGCAGATTTTCGACCTTTTCGGATGCGGTCTGTGCCGTTGCCAGAACCTGACCGGAAAGTTCGCCGGTTTTGCCGGTTTCACTTGCCACATCATTGATCGAGGCGGAAACGGTGCGGGTGCGATCAGCCGCACTGCGCACATTACGCGTGATCTCGTCGGTTGCCGCACCCTGTTCCTCGACCGCGGCCGAAATGGTGGTGGCAATCTCGTTGATGTTTTCGATGATGCGACCGATATCCTCGATGGCGGTAACGGATTCCCCGGTCGCCTTCTGGATGCCGGAAATCTGACCGGCAATTTCTTCGGTCGCCTTTTCGGTCTGGTTGGCGAGGTTTTTGACCTCGGCGGCGACAACCGCAAAGCCCTTGCCCGCATCGCCGGCACGGGCCGCTTCGATGGTGGCGTTAAGGGCCAGCAGGTTGGTCTGTTCGGCGATGTCGGTGATCAGTGCGATGACTTCGCCGATGCGGTTTGCCGATTGCGACAGGCTGACCACCAGCTGGTTGGTTTCCTGTGCGCGGTCGGCGGCATTGTTGGAAATGCGGGTCGATTCCGCCATCTGACGGTTGATTTCCGCGTTTGAGGCCGAAAGCTGTTCGGTGGCTGCGGCAACGGTTTCGACGTTGCCGGTGGCTTCCTGGGCCGAGGATGCGACATCTTCGGTCTGGCCGGAAACCAGTTCGGCGCTCTGGCTCATCTGGCCCGACACACCCTGAAGCTGTTCGGCGAGGGCGGCGATTTCACCGACCGCACTTTCGACTTCGTTTTGCAGGGTATCGGCAAGGCCAAGCAGCTCGTCACGGAGTGCTTCGTTGCGTTCACGGTTCAGGCGTTCTTCTTCGGCCTGAAGTTCACGCACCTTAAGGGCGTTGTCCTTGAACACCTCGACCGCGCGGCCCATGGCGGTGATTTCGTCATTACCCTTGACGGGGACTTCGATATCGAGATTGCCATCGGCCAGTGTCACCATGGTGGTTTGCAGACCAGCCAGACGACGCAGAAGGTTGCCACGGACATAGACCACATAAATGATCAGCGAGATCAGGATGGCGGCGATGGCGACAACGGCCAGTGCCGTCAGGCTCTGTTTTTCGACGACTTTTGCCTGTGTGGCGGCGTCATCGACTTCGGAGTTCAGGGCGGCGACCAGTTCGGAAACGCCGCTGCGCATTGCGTTGGCGTATTCACCGCTCTGGATGACCAGACGCTGGCTTTCTTCGGCGGCGGCAAGTTCGCGTTTGCGAAGCTCCGGCAGGCTGTCATCCCCGACCGAGAGCTTCTGCATCTTGTCGATCAGTTCGACATAGAAGTTCTTCAGGCGCTCGTTCCCGATGGAATCAAGGGCGGCCAGTGCATCGGCATAGGTGCCGCGAATACGCACCGGAATGATCGACAGACGCACGGCCTGCGTTTCGGTGGTTGACGCGATGATCATGTTGGCAGCAGACGAACCAAGACGTTCGATTTCCAGAACCGGTGAACGTGCGCTGATGGCCTCGTTCATCTTGATGAAGTTTTCAACGACTTCTTCGGTGCTTGCCGTGTATTTGGCGGACGGGTCGTCCTTTAATGACTGCGCATAGGCGTTGCCCTGCGCGATGTCATTCTGAGTATAGGACAGAACCGGTTTCAGCGTATCGCCATAGCGTTTTGCAAGGTCCTGGAACTCGCTTAGTTTTTCGGCCTTTTCGGTCGAAATGGCAAAACGTTCCTGGGTGACGGTGTGCAATTGACCAAGGGTGTCCTGCAACTGAATGCGGTTGTCATTGATCGTGGTAATCACGTCGGGCATGAAGCCGGTTGATTCGATTTCGTTGATCTTGTTGACCAGTTCCAGCAGGCGGAAATCAAGTTCTTCCTTGATGGCCAGTTCTTCATCTGTGGAATTGGATGCGACGATGCGCGGCGCAATCGCGACGATTTCCGCGCTTTCGGTCGCCAGTTGCTGTGCCGCGGCGATCGGCGGCAGTTTTTCTTCTGTAATGGTGGTCAGAGCTTCGCCGAACTTGTTGAAAGACACGGCACCCACAACGGCAGAAACCACCGCCATCAATCCGACCAATGCAAACGATATCAGAAGTTTGCTTTGGACCCCGAACTTAATTCCCATTCTGTCCTACCTTCTTGTGCTGTTTTCCCCGAGCGGCTTCTGTGTCCGTCCGGGTTTCTTGGATCAGGCAACGGGTGTTTTGTTCTTTTCGTCGCCCAGTTCGTAACCCCCGAAGAGTTATACTTTAGAGTTATTTTTTCTTATTAAGGGACATTATTGAAATATTATTCACAGAACTGCAAGGCGTAAGCCGTTCTGCGACGAAAAATCACGGTTAAATCCATAAGTTGTATAAATCGGAGGTGATGCGCCCGCGGTTTCGGTGCGCGCCGGTTGATGAATGCGGGCTGATGACGGATAGCTGGACCTTGAAGCGCAAACAGGATATAGGAGCGGTCGAAATTTCTGCCTGTCAGTTTGTCCGGTCCGGTTCGGTCCGCCGGACTGGCGCGCAATCATCGCGAGACCGGTCTGCCCGGGAAGATCCCGCAGTTACCGGCCGGTGCCCGATTTGCACTGATCGACAACACGAAAAGAATACAGGTTTCAGGTTATGGCCGGCCATTCCCAATTTAAGAACATCATGCACCGCAAAGGCGCGCAGGATAAAAAGCGCGCCAAAATCTTCACCAAACTCGCCCGTGAAATCACGGTTTCGGCGAAAATCAGTGATGATATCAACAGCAACCCGCGTCTGCGTGCAGCGATTGCCGCCGCGCGTGTTCAGAACATGCCCAAAGACAACATTGATCGCGCGATTAAAAAGGCGACCGGTGCAGGCGAGGGCGACAATTATGAAGAGGTCCGTTACGAGGGCTACGGGACGGCCGGTGTTGCCGTGATCGTCGAGGCGCTTACGGATAACCGCAACCGTACCGCATCCGAAGTGCGTGCCGCATTCGCCAAAAGCGGTGGAAACCTTGGTGAAACCGGTTCGGTCGGCTTCATGTTCAACCGTCTTGGTGAAATCGTTTATCCGGCGGACAAGGCCGGTGCGGATGAAATGTTTGAGGCCGCCCTTGAAGCGGGGGCTGCAAACGTGGAATCGGATGATGAGAGCCACGTCATCGAAACCGAGATCGAAGAGCTTAACAATGTGCGTGAAGCGCTGACCGAGAAGTTCGGGGATCCGGAAAGTGCGAAGCTTGTCTTCCGCGCGGTGACCGAAGCCGACATCAGCATCGATCAGGCACAGAGCATCATGAAGCTTGTTGATGCGCTTGAAGATAACGATGATGTCCAGAATGTCTGGACCAACGTTAACTGGACCGACGAGATCGCTGCTGCGCTTGATAACTGATTACGCTTGCTTACGCCCGTCATTCCCTTTTGAATGACGGGCGTATTTTATTTTGCTTATGATAATAAGGTGAGGC
The Thalassospira xiamenensis M-5 = DSM 17429 DNA segment above includes these coding regions:
- a CDS encoding methyl-accepting chemotaxis protein — its product is MGKTIKSDDRQKPVNKTTKGFGVQGKLAASFALVGLMAVVAATVAVISFDKFGSELADITHSKLPPMFSAQQLATDSAKIVAIAPRIIASKTPDEEQAVKAELDTLLAGLDENVAQLRETNLQAEILDGIDTNSANLRDALENLHAMTLNRFAIADDIAGKLNKFQQLSGRYSSMITPLLSFTQTTIAGINASVEDLRKSGDPLPYEDQVRTTKLLYDLDDAVASRGPVLELSRMGSDIVNTILTSSSLDDPTRLSVISVQVRGSFASLQKLIEGLDNEKLKKFYSNIVSDMLELSIGDGSLPDLRIKYLEAAATQQQIVDQSTQYAADMENSVKALVESLQSDVDAAAGSAQTLNAQSSQIMYGVAGAAILISLIIYVVYVRGNLLRRLAGLQTTMVTLADGNLDIDVPVKGNDEITAMGRAVEVFKDNALKVRELQAEEERLNRERNEALRDELLGLADTLQNEVESAVGEIAALAEQLQGVSGQMSQSAELVSGQTEDVASSAQEATGNVETVAAATEQLSASNAEINRQMAESTRISNNAADRAQETNQLVVSLSQSANRIGEVIALITDIAEQTNLLALNATIEAARAGDAGKGFAVVAAEVKNLANQTEKATEEIAGQISGIQKATGESVTAIEDIGRIIENINEIATTISAAVEEQGSATDEITRNVRSAADRTRTVSASINDVASETGKTGQLSGEVLTTAQDASHKVEALRARINGILEDLREQARSRAA
- the tkt gene encoding transketolase, giving the protein MTTQTEHNRMANAIRFLSADAVEKANSGHPGMPMGMADVATVLYTKFLKFDPKHPHWPDRDRFILSAGHGSMLLYSLLHLTGYEDFDLDQIKNFRQMGSRTAGHPEFGHGAGIETTTGPLGQGIATSVGFALGERIMNARFGDDVVDHFTYVIAGDGCLMEGISQEAISMAGHMKLSKLIVLFDDNGISIDGPTSLSTSEDHKKRFEAAGWDVQQIDGHDPVAIEAAIAKAKTTNTPSMIACKTVIGFGAPTKGGTSATHGSPLGATELAGAREKLGWTSEPFDIPADILDAWRNAGARGKADFDAWGARFENLEASLKDEFERRVEGKLPENWIDAFNDYKKQITAELPKVATRKSSQNVLEVLTKAIPEMIGGSADLTGSNNTKTGVQAPITADGGYHGGYIYYGIREHGMAAAMNGLALHGGVLPYGGTFLVFTDYCRPAIRLSALMNQRVVYVMTHDSIGLGEDGPTHQPVEHVASLRAMPNVTVIRPADAVETAEAWAMAITNETGPTVMALTRQNLPTLRTEYREDNLVARGGYVISDCDGDRQVTLIATGSEVEIAVNAQAKLKADGINAAVVSLPSWELFDAQSPEYRKEVLGDKPRIAIEALSVFGWEKYVGDNGKVIGMHGFGASAPAEVLYEHFGITAEALVKAAKELV
- the thiE gene encoding thiamine phosphate synthase, translating into MTIVNADDQTGLYLLTPPKIDLAVFPDRLKSVLDTGAIDCLQLRLKDVSDDEIRKAIDAILPLCADRDIPLILNDRPDIAKKSGADGVHVGEEDASYDEARAIMGEEHIVGVSCYDSRHRAMELGEKGADYVAFGAFYPTQTKEAKTSVTPEIIEIWTTFTTVPCVAIGGITADNLGPIVEAGADFIAVTGGVWNHPDGAEAGAKAIKAAIAAASD
- a CDS encoding TIGR00282 family metallophosphoesterase, whose protein sequence is MRLLHLGDVLGQSGRTAALEALPMLRDRLSVDIAVVNVENSAHGFGVTAKICKEFYDAGADVLTTGNHVWDQREIIAYIDEDEKLLRPWNFPDGTPGKGDYVFKTRSGKKVCVVNMMGRLFMDPLSCPFQGANKLFAKHRLGKNVDAIIIDFHAETTSEKMAFGHHCDGRASLVLGTHTHVPTADAQILPGGTAYQTDVGMCGDFDSVIGMKKENSVRKFITKMPTGRFEPADGPATVCGVYVETDDATGLAKRIEPVRIGGRLKGSWPSA
- a CDS encoding cell division protein ZapA; protein product: MAQVSVRINGRSYDVACDDGQEERLMSLAQYVDERVREIAGAVGQIGEQRLLVMTSLLIADELGDMHEKLRKGQTSVEPEPGSVSAAEGDAIAENMESMAVRIEAIAQKLSQD
- a CDS encoding DUF4164 family protein, yielding MSRLLEASIRLKAAIDSLDAAVESRMAKDIGNQSDAAGEVETLKSQLAAVRQDYDKLATATQTVSARLDGAVGQLRLVLDDDREQRQA
- the gap gene encoding type I glyceraldehyde-3-phosphate dehydrogenase: MAIRVAINGFGRIGRLVLRAIVESGRTDVEVVAINDLGDVATNAHLLKYDSVHGVLANDVKAEGNDLVIDGKAIKVCSERDPANLPWGALNVDIAFECTGIFLDEAGAGKHLTAGAKRVLISAPAKGDIKTVVYGVNSDSLTASDIIVSNASCTTNCLAPVADVLNKTVGITKGFMTTVHAFTGDQNTVDSLHKDLRRARAASLSMIPTSTGAAKAVGLVLPELKGKLDGTAIRVPTPNVSMVDLTFVAGRDTTADEINAAIKDAANGPLKGVLGVCEAPLVSIDFNHNPNSSTFDVTQTQVIGGNFVRILSWYDNEWGFSNRMSDTAVAMAKFL